Proteins encoded by one window of Haematobia irritans isolate KBUSLIRL chromosome 2, ASM5000362v1, whole genome shotgun sequence:
- the BckdhB gene encoding branched chain keto acid dehydrogenase E1 subunit beta, with protein sequence MNKYSMLLLNVLRRSKPISSTRSHFTYYPDKDVPADAMADGAQKMNMFQAINNAMDKALEQDDSALLFGEDVGFGGVFRCSINLRDKYGKDRVFNTPLCEQGIAGFAIGVANTGSTAIAEIQFADYIFPAFDQIVNEAAKYRYRSGGIFDCGSLTFRVPCGAVGHGALYHSQSPEAYFAHTPGLKVVVPRGPIKAKGLLLSCIKDKNPCIVFEPKTLYRAAVEEVPNGVYFSEIGKADILRKGKDVTLIGWGTQVHVLLEVAEMAKSQLNIDCEVIDLVSILPWDRETVSKSVKKTGRVIVSHEAPLTQGFGSEIAAYIQEKCFLHLEAPVKRVTGWDTPFPHVFEPFYLPNKFRCMTAIKDLINY encoded by the exons ATGAATAAATATTCCATGTTACTGTTAAACGTGTTAAGACGAAGTAAACCGATTTCGTCTACTCGTTCTCACTTTACATATTATCCCGATAAAGATGTACCAGCAGATGCAATGGCGGATGGTGCGCAGAAGATGAATATGTTTCAAGCAATTAACAATGCCATGGATAAGGCTTTAGAACAGGATGACAGCGCTTTGCTGTTTGGTGAAGATGTGGGATTTGGAGGCGTTTTTCGTTGTTCAATTAATCTTCGTGATAAATATGGAAAGGATCGTGTATTCAACACTCCACTATGTGAACAAGGTATTGCCGGATTTGCCATCGGGGTAGCTAATACTGGCTCTACAGCAATAGCAGAAATACAGTTTGCTGATTATATATTTCCTGCTTTTGATCAAATTGTTAATGAAGCCGCAAAATATCGCTACAGAAGCGGAGGAATTTTTGATTGCGGGTCCCTAACATTCCGCGTTCCTTGTGGTGCTGTGGGTCATGGAGCTTTATACCACAGTCAAAGCCCCGAAGCATATTTCGCTCATACGCCCGGCTTAAAAGTGGTAGTGCCACGGGGACCAATTAAAGCGAAAGGACTTTTACTGTCTTGCATAAAAGACAAGAATCCTTGCATAGTTTTCGAGCCAAAAACATTGTATCGCGCAGCTGTTGAAGAAGTACCAAATGGGGTCTACTTTTCAGAGATTGGCAAAGCAGATATACTACGCAAAGGCAAAGACGTAACATTGATCGGGTGGGGAACGCAAGTGCACGTTTTGTTAGAA GTTGCGGAAATGGCCAAGTCGCAATTGAATATTGATTGTGAAGTTATCGACTTGGTTTCTATTTTGCCATGGGACAGGGAAACAGTTTCAAAA tctGTCAAAAAAACAGGTCGTGTTATTGTGTCACACGAAGCTCCACTTACTCAAGGATTTGGTTCCGAAATAGCTGCGTatatacaagaaaaatgttttctccacTTAGAAGCTCCTGTAAAACGGGTAACTGGTTGGGATACACCATTTCCTCATGTGTTTGAGCCATTTTACTTGCCCAACAAATTTAGATGCATGACGGCAATCAAAGACTTGATAAATTACTAG